In Formosa haliotis, the sequence ATTTTTAGAGTCGCCAACCATAATACTATTTTCAATAGAGGTATGGGTTAATTTGGCAAGATGTAAAAGTGGTTCGGCATGTGGTTTTTTTTGTGCTAAAGAATCTTCTCCAACCCAATGTTTGAACAATGATTTAATTTGCAAGGTATTGAGTATGGGTTCTATAAAACCGTAGGGTTTGTTGGTGCAAATTACAAGGTTATAGCCTTTTTTATCCAGATATTTTAAGGTATCCAATACGCCTGGATACATAAAAGTATCTTTACATGTTACTTTTTTGTAGGCCGATAAATAAATGTCGAAAGCTTTTTTTAGAAATTCTTCAGTTAATTTTTGATTGGGCAAAGCATATTCGAGAGAGCGCTTTACCAGCGGTTTAGCGCCATTGCCTATAAAGGGTGTTACTTGCGCTACGGTTAATGGTTGCGTATTAAAATGAGATAACATGGTGTTAACGGCCAAGGTTAAATCGGGGATGCTGTTAATAAGCGTGCCATCAAAATCGAATATAATAAGTTCTTTCTTTTTAAAATTCACAATACTTTATTTTTTGACAAAGATGCAGAAGTTTTAATAAAATAGTAAGGATTTACAGGAATGTTGAATAAAAATTAATATGACTTACTAGTTAAAATCGCGATGAGTCGTGTAAAATTGATGGGAGATATTTTTATTTGCAATAAGGTTGTTTATTACCTTATAATGTCTATAAATTACTTATTTGAATCGGTTAAATTGTTAATTTAACGAAAATATATGTATTGAAAATATTTTATAATTAAGTTTATAGATTATAACCCTATAATAGCTATCTTGAAACTACTTCCTAAATTTTTATTTGTATTTTTTATCTTCTTATTGAAGCCGAGTTTATATGCCCAAAAAGAATCTGCTAATTGGTATTTTGGAGAATCTGCAGCTATAAGTTTTAATAGTGGTACTCCAACTTCCATTTCAGGAAGTAACTTGATTACTCATGAAGGAAGTGCAACCATATCTGATGCAAATGGTAATTTATTATTTTATACCGATGGGGTTACTATATGGGATAAACAAAATAGAGCAATGCCTAATGGCCATGATTTATTTGGTAATAAATCGAGTACTATGTCTGCTTTAATTGTACCTAAACCAGGCACAATAAATAGGTATTATGTTTTTACCATTGATGAACCAGGGAAATCTAAAGAGAATTTTGACGACGGAGAAATTAATGGGGTAAATTACTCTGAAGTAGATATGACCTTAAATGGAGGTTTTGGTGATGTAATTTTAAAAAATAAGCCATTAATTACCTATAATGTTAACGATGAAACGGAGCGATATTTTAAATCTTCAGAAAAAATAACCGCTGTAACCCACGACAATGAAACCTCAATATGGGTTATCACACATTTAGGAAAAACCTTTTATTCTTTTTTAATAGACGAAAATGGCGTAAACGAAACTGCGGTTACTTCTTCAGTGCCAACCGAAGTTTTTCCAAGAGTTAATGCATACAGTATAAATGTTACTGCCATTGGGTATTTAAAACTATCTCCTAACGGGAAAAAATTAGCCATTGCTCATAGCTCTACGGCATTGGGAAGTCCAAGAACAGGAACCAAAAATAATGGTAAGATTTTATTATACGATTTTAATAATATAACGGGACAGGTTACCAACGAAAGATTAATTAAAGTTGATACCTATCCGTATGGATTAGAGTTCTCTCCCAATTCTAAACTACTTTACGCAACGGTTGGGAATTATGATGTAGATGATCATTTTGTCGAAGGTTATTTATATCAATACGACTTATTCAGTACCAATATTCCCGCATCAGAAGTTTTAATTAATAAATCAAATTATTATGCGGGTGCTTTACAGCTAGCCATAGATGGGAAAATTTATAGGGCGGGATATAGAGGAGTCTCAGGAATAAAAACATTATCTTATATCGATAAACCTAATAATATAGGATCGGACAGTGATTATATTCACGCTAGAGTTAATTTAGATTACGGCGTGGTTAAGTTAGGTTTGCCTCCTTTTGTACAATCTATTTTTAAATATAGGTTTGATTACACGTATACGTGTTCGGGTTCTGGTTTCGATGCTACATTTAATATTTTACCAGACCCGAGTGAAGAAGATCCAGATTTTGAAATGAGTTGGGATTTTGGAAACGGACATACTTCAAACACAAATTTTACAAATTATTATGCAAGTCCAGGAGATTATGATGTCACCATGACACTAAATATTAATGGTGAAGACCAAACATTTAAAAAAACAATTACAATTGCAGAATTACCAACATTAGAGAGTTCATACGAACTTGTTGCTTGCGATGCGTTTGATGGAGATGCTACCGACGGATTAACCAATTATAATTTACAAAATGTAAGTGGTGCTAATTCAATATTTACTTCAGATGTGGTACAGGTGTATTATTATGAAACTTGGGCAGAAGCGCATGATGATACAGATAGAATAAATGCTATTAATAATGGTAGTTATGAGAATATTTCAAAAAATCAAATTGTATATGCCAAAGTATATGCTAATAATTCAGACTGTTATCAAATAGTCAGAGTGAAATTAACCACAGAAGATCCTATAACAATAGGAACATACAATCTTGCAGCATGTCCCGATGAAACTCCCGGTATTGGTGTTTTTGATTTATCTGAAATTGAAACTCAGCTTAGAAATAATCCAACTTTTGGAACAGATGTCTTATTTTCATTTCACACTACTCGAACTAATGCTCAATCAGGTTTAGATCCTTTACCTACACTTTATAAAACTCCGGATACAACAATATTTATAAAAGGAGAAAGTAGTAATGCCTGTTTCGATATTGGTGAAGTCCAATTAAAAGTCAATTCATTTCCTGTTTTACAAAATCAAGAGTTTAATGTATGCCCATCAGATTTAGTTGCAGGGTTTACTATAGACACCGGGATTAAAAGTACCACATTCAATTCGAATTCCTACACCTATACATGGGAGCGGATAGGAGGGATCACAAATGTAGGGTTCAATACTAGTGAAACTTATATTGCTCATGCTGCAGGAGATTATAAAGTTACCATTTCAGATGCTCATTGTAACGTTTCAATAGTGGTTAGTGTGAAAGAGTTTGCAAGACCCGATATATTAGATTTAAAGATAGATGATTTAAATTTGGAGGTACAATTATCGAATCCTAGTACCGATTTTGAATATGCGGTAGATTATCCTAACGGATTTCAAACTTCCAATACCTTTTATAATTTACAGCCAGGAGAACACAAACTTTATGTGCGAGATGTTTTTAGATGTAATTTGGTAGAACAAACATTTAATGTTTTCGGATTTCCAAAACTTTTTACACCTAATGGAGATGGATATCACGATTCTTGGAGTGTAGAAGGGTTAGACCGTTCTAGGTATAACAAACCTATTTATGTATATATCTACGATAGATATGGTAAAATTTTGCATGTATTCGATGCTCTAGATTTTAATAGTAGTTGGGATGGCACATTTAAAGGTGAGGTGGTAAAGAGCGACGATTACTGGTATAGTTTTGTGCTTCCAAATGGAAAAGCATATAAAGGTCATTTTACGCTTAAACATTAAAAAAAAATGAAATATTATTAAGAGATTTCCAGCTATTAGATTCTAGGAACATATTGCAGTGAACAGAAAAATAAAGGCTTAAGTAATTTTTTGATAGATTTTACGATCTCGATATAGGTTTTAAGAATCATATTCCATCACATTAAGACATATAAAAAGTGTAGTTTTAAAGAAAATGATATCACTGTAAACTTGTTTGTATTCATAAAAAGAGCTAGAAATACGCTTTATTAATTGCTTTTATGACGAAAATTGGGGTTTAAAAATTAATTTTTTCTAAATCTTTTGATTAGTAAACCGATAATTCGTATTTTTGGTTTACCAAATTGGTTGACCAGTTTAAATTATAAGCAAATGAACATGACTAAAAGTACAATTTCAATTTTATTTCTTTCAATTTTATTTACGGCACAAATGAGTGCTCAAAACGTAAAGAAAATGGTGAAAAACATGCAAGAATTAGATCTTGCTATTAAAAGTGCAAAACCAGGCGACCATCTTGTTATGGCGAATGGGATTTGGGACGATGTAACTATAAAATTTAAAGCCGTTGGAACTAAAGAACAACCTATTGTTCTTGAAGCAGAAACTGCAGGTAAAGTTTTTATAGAAGGACAATCTACTTTAAGATTGGCAGGGGAGTATTTAGTGGTAGACGGTTTACATTTCAGAAATGGATATACTCCTAAATCTACAGTTATCGATTTTAGAACGGATAAAGAAAATATTGCCAATAATTGTAAAGTTACAAATTGTGTAATCGACTCTTTTACACAATTAGACCGTGAAGAAAAAGATCATTGGGTTCAGTTTTTCGGGAAACACAACGAATTAAGTAACTGTTATATTACCGGAAAATCTAATCCAGGACCAACAATTAGAGTGTTTTTAAATGGAAACGAAAACATTAACAATCACCATAGAATTGTAAATAATTATTTTGGAGAAAGACCAAGAGCTGGTGGACCACACGGAGAAACTATCCAAATTGGAGATAGTTATACGTCTATGACTCCTTCTTACACACATGTTGCAAATAACTTATTTGAGAAGTGTAACGGTGAAGTTGAAATTATTTCAAGTAAATCTAACTTTAACGAGTTTGAGCATAACATCTTTTTCGAGAGTGAAGGATCGTTAGTATTACGTCATGGCAACTATGCTAAAATTAACGGTAACGTTTTTATTGGTAATGATACGTCTACAGCAATGGGAGGAATTCGTGTTGTAAATACAGGACACTGGATTACCAATAACTATTTCTACAAAATTAACGGAAACGAGTTTAGAAGTGCTTTAGCAGTAATGAATGGGGTTCCAAAATCACCATTAAATCGTTACAATCAAGTAACAGATGTTGTTGTTGCTTACAATTCATTTATAGATTGCGAAGTACCAATGCAATTTAGTGTAGGATCTAATATAGATAAAAGTGATGTATTACCTGCATCAGAAATTCGTTCTGAACGACCAATTCGTACGGTTGTTGCAAACAATTTAATTTACAATCACGATGCTAGTAAAACAACTCAAATATTTGGTTACGATAAAGTAGATGGTGTAAACTTTAAAAGCAATATTACTAATAATAAAGTAGAAGGTGATGTAGATACAAATGGCGGACTTACACAAAAAGACATCGAGGTAACTAAAATCTCAGATTGGTTCTATGCACCGACTACTAATTTTACAAATGTGTATAACGGGTATGAATTTGAAACGATTAATAAAGACTTTTTAGGAGCAGATAGAACAAAAAGTAAAGCTATTGGAGCTGTAACGTTCCCTTTATCTACTGGTAAAGTTGAAATTAACAAATCTCAATATGGACCAAAATGGTACAAAGTTGAAAAGGCTAAAGCAAAATCTAACACGATAAAAGTCACTTCAGAATCAGATTTTGTTAGTGCTTTAAATAAAGCAAAATCAGGTGATATTGTAGAGTTAAAGTCTGGAACTTATAAGTTGTCTCAAGCGATTAAAATAGATAAAGAAATCACTGTAAAATCTACAGGGAAACGCAAAGCTAAAATAGTATATTCAGGAGCAGCTAACACACCATTATTTCAAATGCTTCCTAAAGGTCATTTAATTTTAGACAATGTAGCTATTGAAGGTACAGAAACTCAAGATGCATTCGCTACTTTAGATAAAAACATGTCTAGCGCTTATAACTTAACGGTTAAAAATAGTGAAATTTCTAACTTTAATAGTGTGCTAACAACATCTAAAGGTTCGTTTGCTGATGATATTATAATTGAAAACACAACTATTAAAGATTGTACTAATGGTATTCAATTAGCATCAGAAGATGATGATAAAGGAGATTACAGTGCAGAATTTGTTACTATTAAAAATTCAGTTTTCGAAAATGTAGATAAAAACGTTTTAAATTACTACAGAGGTGGTTATGATGAATCTTCAATTGGAGGGAATTTAGCTCTAGTAAACAATACCTTTAAAAACAGTGGTTCTAAAGAAGAAAGTAAAATCTTATTACAAACTCGAGGGATTGTAAATATGGATTTTAACGGAAATACCTTTACAAATAACCCAGTATCTTACGTGATTATTCTTTGGGGAGAAAAAGGACAAAAATCTGTAAACAATACCTTGAATAATTCAGGTGAAGTTAAAACAGAACAAAACTTAAAAATGAAATTAATGTACTAATATCGATTAGTTACTTCAACACATTTCAAGCAAAAAGAGCTTACAATTAAA encodes:
- a CDS encoding T9SS type B sorting domain-containing protein gives rise to the protein MKLLPKFLFVFFIFLLKPSLYAQKESANWYFGESAAISFNSGTPTSISGSNLITHEGSATISDANGNLLFYTDGVTIWDKQNRAMPNGHDLFGNKSSTMSALIVPKPGTINRYYVFTIDEPGKSKENFDDGEINGVNYSEVDMTLNGGFGDVILKNKPLITYNVNDETERYFKSSEKITAVTHDNETSIWVITHLGKTFYSFLIDENGVNETAVTSSVPTEVFPRVNAYSINVTAIGYLKLSPNGKKLAIAHSSTALGSPRTGTKNNGKILLYDFNNITGQVTNERLIKVDTYPYGLEFSPNSKLLYATVGNYDVDDHFVEGYLYQYDLFSTNIPASEVLINKSNYYAGALQLAIDGKIYRAGYRGVSGIKTLSYIDKPNNIGSDSDYIHARVNLDYGVVKLGLPPFVQSIFKYRFDYTYTCSGSGFDATFNILPDPSEEDPDFEMSWDFGNGHTSNTNFTNYYASPGDYDVTMTLNINGEDQTFKKTITIAELPTLESSYELVACDAFDGDATDGLTNYNLQNVSGANSIFTSDVVQVYYYETWAEAHDDTDRINAINNGSYENISKNQIVYAKVYANNSDCYQIVRVKLTTEDPITIGTYNLAACPDETPGIGVFDLSEIETQLRNNPTFGTDVLFSFHTTRTNAQSGLDPLPTLYKTPDTTIFIKGESSNACFDIGEVQLKVNSFPVLQNQEFNVCPSDLVAGFTIDTGIKSTTFNSNSYTYTWERIGGITNVGFNTSETYIAHAAGDYKVTISDAHCNVSIVVSVKEFARPDILDLKIDDLNLEVQLSNPSTDFEYAVDYPNGFQTSNTFYNLQPGEHKLYVRDVFRCNLVEQTFNVFGFPKLFTPNGDGYHDSWSVEGLDRSRYNKPIYVYIYDRYGKILHVFDALDFNSSWDGTFKGEVVKSDDYWYSFVLPNGKAYKGHFTLKH
- a CDS encoding chondroitinase-B domain-containing protein; translation: MTKSTISILFLSILFTAQMSAQNVKKMVKNMQELDLAIKSAKPGDHLVMANGIWDDVTIKFKAVGTKEQPIVLEAETAGKVFIEGQSTLRLAGEYLVVDGLHFRNGYTPKSTVIDFRTDKENIANNCKVTNCVIDSFTQLDREEKDHWVQFFGKHNELSNCYITGKSNPGPTIRVFLNGNENINNHHRIVNNYFGERPRAGGPHGETIQIGDSYTSMTPSYTHVANNLFEKCNGEVEIISSKSNFNEFEHNIFFESEGSLVLRHGNYAKINGNVFIGNDTSTAMGGIRVVNTGHWITNNYFYKINGNEFRSALAVMNGVPKSPLNRYNQVTDVVVAYNSFIDCEVPMQFSVGSNIDKSDVLPASEIRSERPIRTVVANNLIYNHDASKTTQIFGYDKVDGVNFKSNITNNKVEGDVDTNGGLTQKDIEVTKISDWFYAPTTNFTNVYNGYEFETINKDFLGADRTKSKAIGAVTFPLSTGKVEINKSQYGPKWYKVEKAKAKSNTIKVTSESDFVSALNKAKSGDIVELKSGTYKLSQAIKIDKEITVKSTGKRKAKIVYSGAANTPLFQMLPKGHLILDNVAIEGTETQDAFATLDKNMSSAYNLTVKNSEISNFNSVLTTSKGSFADDIIIENTTIKDCTNGIQLASEDDDKGDYSAEFVTIKNSVFENVDKNVLNYYRGGYDESSIGGNLALVNNTFKNSGSKEESKILLQTRGIVNMDFNGNTFTNNPVSYVIILWGEKGQKSVNNTLNNSGEVKTEQNLKMKLMY
- a CDS encoding phosphoglycolate phosphatase encodes the protein MNFKKKELIIFDFDGTLINSIPDLTLAVNTMLSHFNTQPLTVAQVTPFIGNGAKPLVKRSLEYALPNQKLTEEFLKKAFDIYLSAYKKVTCKDTFMYPGVLDTLKYLDKKGYNLVICTNKPYGFIEPILNTLQIKSLFKHWVGEDSLAQKKPHAEPLLHLAKLTHTSIENSIMVGDSKNDILAALNAKMDSIGVSYGYNYNENIADYNPTVVVNEFAELQDMF